One Bythopirellula goksoeyrii genomic window, ATGAGGATACAACTGCAATTGCTGACCAAGAGCTCTGTCCCGTTATGGACGAGCCACTTGGCGGAATGGGAGTACCCTATAAGACCGTGGTCGAAGGACGGGTGGTATATCTCTGTTGTCCCGGTTGTGCCAAGAAGTTACATGCCAACGCCGCGCTCTACCTTGGCAAGCTAGCAGACCAAGGGGTCATTCCCCCGCTCGCTCGTTAATCGTGAGGCAGGTATGCAGCCTGTCACTAGGATTCGGCAATGTGACAGCCTATAGACTTTCTGATCGGCATCACAGCTGCTTTCCCTCATCCGAAGAATGCCGCATGTGCTTTACAGTGGATCGAATTCCTGTGATATTCGGAAGTGCAATGAAGTCTCGCTCAACGTACGAGACCAATTCAATTACCTGGGAGTGTTCCGTTTATCGACAACATCAACGAAGAAGGACTATGACATGAAGGGTTCAATCTCGCTGGCAGCTGTTCTGTTGTTCACGAATGTCGGCTTGGCAGCCGAGCAAGCACTTGTATGGCCTCAATTTCGTGGGCCGAATGGTTCGGGCATCGCCGACGAGCAAAAACCGCCCATCGATATCGGGCCCGAGAAAAATGTGAAGTGGAAGGTCGACGTGCCAAGCGGGCTTTCGTCTCCCATAGTCGCGGGTGACAAGCTCATTTTGACTGCCTTTGAAGATGACAAGCTCTACACAATCGCCTTCAGTCGCGCGGACGGCAGCGAAGCTTGGCGTGCCGAAGCGCCAGCGAAAGAAATTGAACCGTATTACAAGGAAGCAGGCAGCCCGGCCGCTTCCACCTGCGCGACCGACGGCGAGCGGATCGTCTCCTACTTCGGTTCCTGTGGGTTGTTTTGCTATAATCTGGCGGGTAAAGAACTCTGGAGATATGAAATGCCGGCGGCGACGGTCGCTGGAAATTTTGGCAGCGGCGTGTCGCCCATTCTCTCTGACGGCAAAGTGATCCTCGTTCGTGATGAAATGAGCGATGCAAAGATCATCGCACTCGACGCCGAATCAGGAGACCTCCTCTGGGAGAAACCAAGGAAATCAGCTGCCTCGTACTGCTCGCCTGTCGTCTGGGACACTCCCCAGGGAAAACAGGTCGCGGCAGCTGGCCATGGGCGGATGGTCGGCTACGACATGAAGTCCGGCACCGAAAAATGGTTCGTGGTCGGCCTCCCCTCGGGATGCTGCCCTTCGCCGGTGACGGCCGAAGGAAAGTTGTTCTTTGCCGGTTGGTCGCCGGGTGGACCGGACGACAAGGAATTCCAGATGCCTCCCTTCGATGGCTTGTTAGCGCATATGGATAAGGACGAGAACGGATCCCTTTCGCGAGAAGAGGTTGAGAACACGGAGATGGCAAGTTTCTTCGACGTGCAGGATGAAAACAATGACAACAAGATCACTCGAGACGAGTGGGACGCGATGCTCAAGTTCATGGCCGAGGGAAAGAACATCGCCTTCGCACTCAAGCCTGGGGGAACTGGAGATGTGACGAAATCTGAAATGATTTGGGAAGCCAACAAAGGCCTGCCTTACATTCCATCGGCCATCGTCTACCGTGAGCAGTATGTCATGATCAAAGATGGCGGAATCGTCACCGCCTATGATGCTGAGTCTGGCGACCAGCTTTACATGAAACGTGCTGCCGCATCGGGGACTTATTATGCTTCGCCGGTTGCCGCTAATGGGAACATCTATATTACTTCTCTCGACGAAGGGATCGTAACTGTCCTGAAAGCTGGCACTGAGAGTCCAGAGGTGGTCGTCGAAAATCCTGCCCTCGGTGAGAAGGTCTCGGCCACCCCCGCGATCGCGGATGACACACTCTACATTCGAACTGCGGAGCACTTGTATGCATTTGCGGAAGACGAGTAAAAGCTTCTTCCCGCGAATCGGTAGCCAAATGGATCAACCTGTCGGATTCTCAATCGCTGATTGGACGCCCCCTCCGCATCCGTCACATGAAGTGCTCGAAGGCAGATTCTGTCGACTGGAACCGCTCAATATTGATCGCCATGCCGAGGAACTTCACACGGCTAATGCGCTCGATGTGGAGGGGCACAGTTGGACCTATTTGCCGTATGGTCCTTTTACTTCATTGGCCGATTATCGAACGTGGCTCGCAGACTGTTGCCTGTCAACGGATCCTCAGTTTTACTCGATCGTTCATCATGCTTCCGGACAAGCTGCAGGAGTGGCGAGCTATCTGCGAATCTTTCCCAGCAGTGGATCGATCGAAGTCGGTCACATTCATTACTCGAACTCATTAATGAAAACAATTGCCGGCACCGAGGCAATGGTTTTGATGATGATGAAGGCATTCGAACTCGGCTATCGGCGATACGAATGGAAATGCGATGCGCTCAACTTAGGTTCTCGCGCTGCTGCCGAGCGCCTTGGGTTATCTTTTGAAGGCGTATTCCGCCAAGCAGCGGTCTACAAAGGAAGGAATCGCGACACCGCTTGGTATGCTGCTACGGATCGGGATTGGCCAGCGCTGAAGTGTGCATTTGAAGAATGGCTCGATCCTGCAAATTTCGACAGTGCTGGCCGTCAACGAATGAGTCTCTCACAGTTGACACGTCCTCTACTCTTTCGCAGCGACTTTGATCGGAGAGTTTAAATACTTCAGCAACTGACCTACGTTTTGTCACGTAGCTTTTCCACCCGATAGTAGCCCTTCCCATATCTCCGGCGTAACCGACCAGGTCCAACGCTCTCCAATTCGAGAAACTTCGACCGCACAACCAAACGCCTTGCTCACAGGTTCATTGGTGAGCAGCTCGTTGGGACTTCCACTCCCGACAATCTTGCCTTCGCGCATCAGTAGCACATCGGTTGCAGTAGGAAGCACTTCCTCGATATGGTGAGTGACCACTAGCAAGGTCATGTCGGGTCTCGCCGAGTGCATTTTCCACACGGTGGCGAGCAAGGTTTCTCGCGAGAGTAGATCCAACCCAGCACACGCTTCGTCCAGGATCAACATCTCTGGGCGGCCAACCATCGCCCGGGCGAGCAAGATTCGTCGCTGTTCGCCCGTCGAGAGGGTTTGGAAGTTTTGGTTGTCTTTCTCAAACAACCCCACCTCATGCATCGCTTTTCGTGCGATCTCAACTTGCGTCCTAGTAGGCCTATCAAAGTAAATCGTCAAGGTTCCAAAAAACCCTGTCAGCACAACATCCAAGGCAGTCATGTTAGCATCTAAGAGCGCCACGGCACTCGGATCGACAATTCCCAGCCGTCTTCTTAGCGAATGAACGTCGACGCTTCCGAGTTCACAGCCGAGCGTGGCCACACTTCCTTCAGAGGGCCACAGGTATCCGGTAATGAGCCTGAGCAGCGTCGTCTTTCCACAGCCATTGGGCCCGAGAATCACTGCCATCGCTCCGCGATTAATGCTCCAGTTCACATCGCGCAGTATTTCTACTTTCGTCGTGCGGAACGACACGTCCTTGAATTCGATCGCCTTATCTTGACTCATAGGTCTCTCAATTGCTTAGTCGCCTGGACAATCCTCGA contains:
- a CDS encoding outer membrane protein assembly factor BamB family protein — translated: MKGSISLAAVLLFTNVGLAAEQALVWPQFRGPNGSGIADEQKPPIDIGPEKNVKWKVDVPSGLSSPIVAGDKLILTAFEDDKLYTIAFSRADGSEAWRAEAPAKEIEPYYKEAGSPAASTCATDGERIVSYFGSCGLFCYNLAGKELWRYEMPAATVAGNFGSGVSPILSDGKVILVRDEMSDAKIIALDAESGDLLWEKPRKSAASYCSPVVWDTPQGKQVAAAGHGRMVGYDMKSGTEKWFVVGLPSGCCPSPVTAEGKLFFAGWSPGGPDDKEFQMPPFDGLLAHMDKDENGSLSREEVENTEMASFFDVQDENNDNKITRDEWDAMLKFMAEGKNIAFALKPGGTGDVTKSEMIWEANKGLPYIPSAIVYREQYVMIKDGGIVTAYDAESGDQLYMKRAAASGTYYASPVAANGNIYITSLDEGIVTVLKAGTESPEVVVENPALGEKVSATPAIADDTLYIRTAEHLYAFAEDE
- a CDS encoding GNAT family N-acetyltransferase — encoded protein: MDQPVGFSIADWTPPPHPSHEVLEGRFCRLEPLNIDRHAEELHTANALDVEGHSWTYLPYGPFTSLADYRTWLADCCLSTDPQFYSIVHHASGQAAGVASYLRIFPSSGSIEVGHIHYSNSLMKTIAGTEAMVLMMMKAFELGYRRYEWKCDALNLGSRAAAERLGLSFEGVFRQAAVYKGRNRDTAWYAATDRDWPALKCAFEEWLDPANFDSAGRQRMSLSQLTRPLLFRSDFDRRV
- a CDS encoding ABC transporter ATP-binding protein, producing the protein MSQDKAIEFKDVSFRTTKVEILRDVNWSINRGAMAVILGPNGCGKTTLLRLITGYLWPSEGSVATLGCELGSVDVHSLRRRLGIVDPSAVALLDANMTALDVVLTGFFGTLTIYFDRPTRTQVEIARKAMHEVGLFEKDNQNFQTLSTGEQRRILLARAMVGRPEMLILDEACAGLDLLSRETLLATVWKMHSARPDMTLLVVTHHIEEVLPTATDVLLMREGKIVGSGSPNELLTNEPVSKAFGCAVEVSRIGERWTWSVTPEIWEGLLSGGKAT